A portion of the Candidatus Acidiferrales bacterium genome contains these proteins:
- a CDS encoding PilZ domain-containing protein, producing MPEPPSETKKGAAEPGSKTDNKAAAGPPATRYPFVAAAELIDVRSETAVKARTTDLSVSGCYVDTMNPFSAGTELKLRLTHHERTFEASGTVVHSQPGMGMGIAFTRVEPDQKPALERWLAELRGEKISVPEAPRPRDTTQESSLSERQILSLLISLLIKKGILTEAEGSALLRALRR from the coding sequence ATGCCCGAACCTCCTTCCGAAACAAAGAAGGGCGCAGCCGAGCCGGGCTCGAAGACCGACAACAAGGCTGCCGCAGGGCCTCCGGCCACTCGCTACCCGTTCGTTGCCGCTGCCGAGCTGATCGACGTGCGGTCGGAGACCGCGGTCAAGGCACGCACCACTGACCTGAGCGTCAGTGGTTGTTACGTGGATACGATGAACCCCTTCTCGGCGGGCACCGAACTCAAGCTGCGGCTCACGCATCACGAAAGGACTTTCGAAGCTTCTGGTACAGTGGTTCATTCCCAGCCGGGCATGGGGATGGGGATCGCCTTTACGCGCGTTGAGCCGGACCAAAAGCCGGCGCTGGAGAGATGGCTCGCCGAGCTAAGGGGAGAGAAGATCTCGGTCCCCGAGGCCCCAAGACCCCGTGACACGACCCAGGAGTCGTCCTTGTCCGAGCGCCAAATCTTGAGCCTGCTCATCAGCCTTCTGATCAAAAAAGGGATTCTGACCGAGGCGGAAGGATCCGCGCTGCTCCGGGCACTGCGTCGCTAG
- a CDS encoding inorganic phosphate transporter, whose protein sequence is MAGIETSTLVVLLLVLAAEFVNGWTDAPNAIATVVSTRVLRPYPAVLMATALNIAGAFAGQAVAHTIGKGIVNPAVINLQTIATAMIAIVCWSMLAWTRGLPTSESHALVAGLSGAALATAGPQALLWEGWKKVLVGIGFSSFLGFGGGLLLMILVYRIFFRARPERVRVIFGRLQILSAAFMAFSHGNNDGQKFIGVFALALFLGGLTPAFAIPNWVVLLCAVTMGMGTAVGGWRIVRTMGLRLTKLEPVHGFCAETAAALTIELASRLGVPLSTTHTINTAIMGVGSTRGFSAVRWGVGREMVIAWILTFPFCAFLGWGVTKILQVFWH, encoded by the coding sequence ATGGCGGGAATTGAGACTTCCACCCTGGTTGTCCTTCTCCTTGTCTTGGCGGCCGAGTTCGTGAACGGCTGGACGGACGCTCCCAATGCCATCGCCACCGTCGTTTCCACCCGGGTGCTCCGGCCGTATCCGGCCGTGCTCATGGCAACGGCCCTGAACATCGCCGGTGCCTTTGCCGGCCAGGCCGTGGCGCATACCATTGGGAAAGGGATTGTCAATCCAGCCGTCATCAACTTGCAGACCATCGCCACTGCCATGATCGCCATTGTTTGCTGGAGCATGCTGGCCTGGACGCGTGGCCTGCCTACCAGCGAAAGCCACGCTCTGGTCGCCGGGCTCAGCGGAGCCGCCCTGGCAACGGCCGGGCCACAGGCGCTGCTCTGGGAGGGGTGGAAAAAGGTTCTCGTCGGTATCGGATTTTCCTCCTTCCTCGGCTTCGGCGGCGGCTTGCTCTTAATGATTCTGGTCTATCGCATCTTCTTTCGGGCCCGTCCGGAAAGGGTGCGAGTGATTTTTGGCCGGCTCCAGATTCTCTCAGCCGCGTTTATGGCTTTCAGCCACGGCAACAACGACGGCCAGAAGTTCATCGGCGTCTTTGCCCTGGCTCTTTTTCTGGGAGGTTTGACGCCGGCATTCGCTATCCCCAACTGGGTCGTCCTGCTCTGCGCGGTAACGATGGGCATGGGCACCGCCGTCGGGGGCTGGCGCATCGTCCGCACCATGGGGCTGCGACTCACCAAGCTAGAGCCCGTGCATGGCTTTTGCGCCGAGACCGCCGCCGCCCTCACCATCGAACTCGCCTCCCGCCTCGGCGTGCCCCTCAGCACCACTCACACCATCAACACCGCCATTATGGGTGTCGGCAGCACTCGTGGCTTCTCCGCCGTGCGCTGGGGCGTAGGCCGAGAAATGGTAATCGCCTGGATTCTCACTTTCCCCTTCTGCGCCTTTCTGGGCTGGGGCGTCACGAAAATTCTCCAAGTGTTCTGGCACTAG
- a CDS encoding DUF47 family protein — protein MPGLLSRILPRELSFFDLFAEQAENIHAAAKALTELLEHYTDVAAQTGKIKDLEHKGDTITHNLMRRLDQTFITPFGREDIHELASKMDDVLDLIDAVAGRLVIYGLEHIRPGVVELAKIVLRAAEQVVAAVRVLEKRNHVLILDYCIEINRLENEGDRLCHSLIAQLFEEEKDPVQIIKWKEIIEVLEFATDKCEDVANVLEAVVLKGG, from the coding sequence ATGCCAGGATTGCTGAGCCGGATTCTGCCGCGCGAACTGTCTTTCTTCGACCTGTTCGCCGAGCAGGCGGAGAACATCCACGCCGCTGCCAAGGCTCTGACCGAACTGCTGGAGCATTACACCGACGTGGCTGCCCAGACGGGAAAGATCAAAGACCTCGAGCACAAGGGCGACACCATCACCCACAACCTCATGAGGCGGCTCGACCAAACGTTCATTACCCCCTTTGGCCGCGAAGACATCCACGAGCTTGCCAGCAAAATGGACGACGTGCTCGACCTGATTGATGCTGTTGCCGGCCGGCTGGTAATTTACGGCCTCGAGCACATCCGCCCCGGCGTGGTCGAGCTGGCCAAGATCGTGCTGCGGGCCGCCGAGCAGGTGGTGGCGGCGGTGCGTGTGCTCGAGAAGCGGAACCATGTCCTCATCCTCGACTACTGCATTGAGATCAACCGGCTGGAAAATGAAGGTGATCGGCTCTGCCACTCCCTGATCGCTCAGCTCTTCGAAGAAGAAAAGGACCCCGTGCAAATTATCAAGTGGAAAGAGATCATCGAAGTGCTCGAGTTCGCCACCGACAAGTGCGAGGACGTCGCCAACGTCCTGGAAGCCGTCGTTCTGAAAGGCGGCTGA
- a CDS encoding ABC transporter ATP-binding protein, producing the protein MSEAILKTENLWKIYRVGKVDVAALQGVSLEVMPGEFVAVMGPSGCGKSTLLYIIGGLTQATRGRVLVDGNDLTELSDAVRTQIRRTKIGFVFQRFNLLPTLTAEGNIAIAQHIHGNGFDPHRFKLVTDLLGLSERLRHKPSMLSGGEQQRVAIARAIINEPKIVLADEPTGNLDSKTAEVVLKMLEKLNQELGQTILMITHNPEAAAYARRVMHMRDGQIQDGVA; encoded by the coding sequence TTGTCCGAAGCTATCCTAAAAACCGAGAATCTCTGGAAGATCTACCGCGTGGGCAAGGTAGATGTGGCCGCCTTGCAAGGGGTATCGTTGGAGGTGATGCCGGGGGAATTCGTTGCCGTCATGGGCCCTTCCGGCTGCGGAAAATCCACGCTGCTCTATATCATCGGTGGGCTGACGCAGGCCACTCGGGGCCGGGTGCTGGTGGATGGGAACGACCTCACTGAACTTTCGGACGCCGTGCGGACGCAGATTCGTCGCACCAAGATCGGCTTCGTGTTCCAGCGGTTCAACCTCCTTCCGACACTGACCGCCGAAGGCAATATCGCCATCGCCCAGCACATCCACGGCAACGGCTTCGATCCCCACCGCTTTAAGCTGGTCACCGACTTGCTCGGGCTGAGCGAGCGCCTTCGCCACAAACCCTCCATGCTCTCCGGCGGCGAGCAGCAGCGCGTCGCCATCGCCCGCGCCATCATCAACGAACCTAAAATTGTGCTGGCGGATGAGCCCACCGGCAACCTGGACAGCAAGACCGCGGAAGTCGTGCTGAAGATGCTCGAAAAGCTGAACCAGGAATTGGGGCAGACCATCCTGATGATCACCCATAACCCGGAGGCCGCAGCCTACGCCCGCCGGGTGATGCACATGCGCGATGGACAAATCCAGGACGGCGTCGCCTAG
- a CDS encoding ABC transporter permease, producing the protein MIAELISRNIAHRPVRTAISIIAIAVEVTLVVIIVGLTSGLLQDSAKRIEGIGADIMMQPPSSSLILAFSGAPMPIRIREKLEQMKGVKAVAPVLVQFHSAGIELIYGIEPKSFDAVSGGFVFHQGGAFEEPDELLVDDFYAAAKKIRVGETRRLLDHDFRVVGIVEHGKGSRLFVPLATLQDLSGSQDKASIFFVKCKDPEETSQVMAAMQRVFPRHQLRPLKSYLSMMTSSSLPGLNAFVDSMIVLAVVIGFLVIFLSMYTTILERTHEIGILKSMGASDRYLVKLVLSEAGLLGGIGIGAGIGLSYLTRALMLNLFPTLIILITGGWLAKASFLAAVAALAGALYPAYLAAKQDPIEALAYE; encoded by the coding sequence ATGATCGCTGAGTTGATCAGCCGCAACATCGCCCATCGCCCCGTGCGGACGGCGATCAGTATCATCGCCATCGCCGTCGAGGTGACCTTGGTCGTTATCATCGTGGGTTTGACGAGCGGGCTGCTTCAAGACTCGGCCAAGCGCATTGAGGGCATCGGTGCCGACATCATGATGCAGCCGCCCTCTTCGTCGTTGATTCTGGCCTTCAGCGGCGCGCCCATGCCCATCCGGATCCGGGAGAAGCTCGAGCAAATGAAGGGCGTCAAGGCGGTGGCGCCGGTCCTGGTTCAGTTCCATTCCGCCGGCATTGAGTTGATCTATGGCATCGAGCCGAAGAGCTTCGACGCCGTTTCGGGCGGCTTCGTGTTCCACCAGGGAGGCGCATTCGAGGAACCGGACGAGCTTCTGGTGGACGATTTCTATGCCGCGGCCAAAAAGATTCGCGTGGGGGAAACCAGGCGTTTGCTGGACCATGATTTTCGGGTGGTCGGCATCGTCGAGCACGGCAAGGGATCGCGCCTGTTCGTCCCCCTCGCCACTCTTCAGGACCTTTCCGGGTCGCAAGACAAAGCTTCCATCTTCTTTGTCAAGTGCAAAGACCCGGAGGAAACCAGCCAGGTGATGGCGGCCATGCAGCGGGTCTTTCCCCGGCACCAGCTCCGGCCGCTCAAATCCTACCTTTCCATGATGACCTCGAGCAGCCTGCCCGGGTTGAACGCGTTCGTTGACTCCATGATCGTGCTGGCGGTGGTCATCGGGTTCCTGGTGATTTTCCTCTCCATGTACACCACCATCCTCGAGCGCACCCACGAAATCGGGATTCTGAAATCCATGGGCGCTTCCGACCGCTACCTCGTCAAGCTGGTGCTGAGCGAGGCGGGGCTGCTTGGCGGCATCGGCATCGGCGCGGGCATCGGCCTGAGCTACCTGACGCGGGCGCTGATGCTAAATCTCTTTCCCACCCTGATCATCCTCATCACCGGCGGCTGGCTCGCAAAAGCTTCGTTCCTGGCAGCCGTCGCGGCTCTGGCCGGCGCCCTTTACCCGGCCTATCTGGCCGCCAAACAGGACCCCATTGAAGCCTTGGCGTATGAGTAG
- the mltG gene encoding endolytic transglycosylase MltG, whose amino-acid sequence MAHPVRKSVLFAVLVAVAGVSWMAMELWRPYQGYGQPIFVVIAPGTHRATIATQLAGAGVIRSRFPFVLICLLKPKQTLKAGEYYFQKPLSPYDVFEKLARGEVYQHMLAILEGLTMFEIARQFEREGLVTAESFLEAARDVSLISDLAPEAPNLEGYLFPDTYSFPMGVSPHQIVATMVQRFRQVFDQFGPHGRNPYSLSVHGLVTMASLVEKETSNTQERFLVAGVFYNRLRRQVALQCDPTVIYAARLLNRFGGTIDRQTLAIRSPYNTYRNRGLPPGPIANPGKSSLEAALYPPYVDYLYFVSNTRGGHFFGKTLAQHSENVARYRHLLAQQALAQAVAQQSGRAEATPPVAGSGRTATTAPSQATPRPPKKLLTPPQPPKTTTAPQRGDGSVKNPKSGRISTRPPAGRSR is encoded by the coding sequence TTGGCACATCCGGTGCGCAAGTCTGTTCTATTTGCCGTTCTGGTCGCCGTGGCGGGAGTTTCGTGGATGGCGATGGAGCTGTGGCGTCCCTACCAGGGGTACGGCCAGCCGATTTTTGTGGTCATTGCCCCGGGCACGCATCGCGCCACCATTGCCACGCAACTGGCCGGTGCTGGCGTCATCCGCAGCCGGTTCCCTTTCGTGTTGATCTGCCTTCTCAAGCCAAAGCAAACGCTGAAGGCCGGGGAATATTACTTCCAGAAGCCGCTCTCGCCCTACGACGTTTTTGAAAAGCTGGCGCGTGGCGAAGTCTATCAGCACATGCTGGCGATCCTCGAGGGTCTTACCATGTTCGAGATCGCGCGGCAATTCGAGCGCGAAGGGCTGGTCACGGCGGAAAGTTTTCTCGAGGCAGCGCGGGACGTTTCCCTGATTTCCGATTTGGCTCCCGAAGCGCCTAACCTGGAAGGCTATCTTTTCCCCGACACCTATTCCTTCCCCATGGGGGTGAGCCCGCACCAGATTGTGGCGACGATGGTGCAACGCTTCCGGCAGGTCTTTGACCAGTTTGGGCCGCACGGCCGCAATCCTTACAGCCTTTCTGTCCACGGATTGGTGACCATGGCGTCGCTCGTCGAAAAAGAGACATCCAACACCCAGGAACGTTTTTTGGTGGCGGGCGTGTTTTACAACCGCTTGCGGCGGCAGGTGGCGCTTCAGTGCGACCCAACCGTCATTTACGCCGCTCGGTTGCTCAATCGCTTTGGCGGAACAATTGACCGCCAAACGCTCGCCATCCGGTCACCTTACAACACCTACCGGAACCGCGGGCTGCCGCCCGGGCCGATCGCCAATCCCGGCAAAAGCTCGCTCGAGGCGGCTCTCTACCCGCCTTATGTGGACTATCTATACTTCGTGAGTAACACCCGCGGCGGGCATTTCTTCGGCAAGACGCTCGCCCAGCACTCGGAGAATGTGGCGCGCTATCGGCATCTTCTGGCCCAGCAGGCCCTGGCTCAGGCAGTCGCCCAGCAAAGCGGGAGGGCAGAGGCCACCCCACCGGTGGCGGGAAGCGGGCGAACGGCGACGACCGCGCCGTCCCAAGCGACTCCTCGTCCGCCCAAGAAGCTCCTCACGCCTCCCCAGCCTCCCAAAACGACAACCGCGCCACAACGGGGCGACGGTTCCGTAAAGAACCCCAAAAGCGGTAGAATCTCGACGAGGCCTCCAGCCGGCCGATCCCGTTAG
- the ruvX gene encoding Holliday junction resolvase RuvX translates to MKGSPGDASKGPGHRGRVLAIDFGTRRLGLAVSDLLGITTQALSSLERVNRNEDFRRLRKVCREHEVKQIVVGYPLRLSGDEGEMARRAASFARRLHRELGLPVALEDERLTTFAAKEILSESGASRQRQGRAVDSVAASLVLRAYLDRQAKARE, encoded by the coding sequence ATGAAAGGCTCCCCTGGGGATGCTAGCAAGGGGCCAGGCCATCGCGGGCGGGTGCTGGCAATTGATTTTGGCACGCGCCGGTTGGGCCTGGCCGTCTCCGATCTTCTCGGTATCACGACCCAAGCCCTGTCCAGCCTGGAACGAGTGAATCGCAACGAGGATTTTCGTCGCTTGCGCAAGGTTTGCCGGGAGCACGAGGTGAAACAAATCGTGGTTGGCTATCCCCTTCGTTTGAGTGGCGATGAGGGAGAAATGGCCCGGCGGGCGGCCTCGTTTGCGCGGCGCCTGCACCGCGAGCTTGGCCTGCCGGTGGCGCTGGAAGATGAGCGGCTCACCACGTTTGCGGCAAAAGAAATTCTCTCCGAGTCAGGAGCATCCCGGCAACGGCAGGGCCGGGCAGTGGATAGCGTGGCAGCCAGCCTCGTTCTTCGGGCTTATCTTGATCGCCAAGCGAAGGCGAGGGAGTAG
- the thrC gene encoding threonine synthase, with protein sequence MNRVGGGKMSFVTGLRCVFCGRVHSTRVGYTCPDCGITGILDVQYDYRAIGKRLNRKSLARRADRSHWRYRELLPISDRSPLPALPVGWTPILETAALARHVGVRKLYLKDDGRNPTGSLKDRASAVGVAKALEKRRQTIACASTGNAASSLAGMAASTGMRSFIFVPERAPEPKVTQLLIFGATVLRVQGSYEQAYGLCQQACERWGWYNRNCAINPYLVEGKKTVSLEICEQLEWQLPDWVAVSVGDGCTIAGAWKGFREMKALGLVRRTPKMLGVQAEGAAPVTAAFRSGEPLRPVEPNTLADSIAVGVPRNWKKAVLAVRESGGTMLNVSDEEIMDAMRYTGRLAGVFAEPAAATAVAGLRRAVVEGLIPKQASALAVITGNGLKDIKSATSAVSGPFEVSPELGPLADLLAERGLVPQTSVS encoded by the coding sequence GTGAACCGCGTTGGGGGCGGGAAGATGTCCTTTGTGACCGGACTCCGGTGCGTATTTTGCGGTCGCGTCCACTCGACGCGAGTGGGCTACACGTGTCCCGACTGTGGAATCACCGGCATCCTGGACGTGCAGTATGATTACCGGGCAATTGGAAAGAGGCTCAATCGCAAGTCGCTCGCCCGGCGTGCCGATCGCAGCCATTGGCGCTACCGCGAGCTCTTGCCCATCAGCGACCGCTCTCCCCTTCCCGCTTTGCCCGTGGGGTGGACGCCCATCCTGGAGACCGCGGCGCTTGCCCGGCACGTCGGCGTCAGAAAGCTCTATCTCAAGGATGACGGCCGCAATCCCACTGGTTCGCTCAAAGACCGCGCCAGTGCGGTCGGCGTCGCCAAAGCTTTGGAGAAGCGGCGGCAGACCATCGCCTGTGCCAGCACGGGCAATGCCGCCTCATCGCTGGCCGGAATGGCGGCCTCGACCGGGATGCGCAGCTTCATCTTTGTTCCCGAGCGCGCGCCCGAGCCAAAAGTGACTCAGCTTCTCATTTTCGGCGCCACGGTCTTGCGCGTCCAGGGAAGCTACGAGCAGGCCTACGGTCTCTGCCAGCAGGCCTGCGAGCGGTGGGGCTGGTATAACCGCAACTGCGCCATCAACCCCTACCTGGTCGAAGGGAAAAAGACAGTCAGCCTGGAAATTTGCGAGCAGCTCGAGTGGCAGCTTCCCGATTGGGTCGCGGTTTCCGTGGGCGACGGGTGTACCATCGCCGGCGCCTGGAAAGGTTTTCGCGAGATGAAAGCGCTGGGCCTGGTTCGCCGGACGCCCAAAATGTTGGGTGTCCAGGCGGAGGGGGCGGCGCCGGTGACCGCCGCGTTTCGCTCGGGCGAGCCTCTTCGCCCCGTTGAACCAAACACCCTGGCGGATAGCATCGCCGTCGGCGTGCCCCGCAACTGGAAAAAGGCCGTGCTGGCCGTCCGGGAATCCGGCGGCACCATGCTCAATGTTTCGGACGAAGAAATTATGGACGCCATGCGCTACACCGGCCGGCTGGCCGGCGTTTTTGCTGAGCCGGCTGCCGCCACCGCAGTAGCTGGCCTGCGCCGGGCCGTCGTCGAAGGACTCATTCCCAAACAGGCCAGCGCCTTGGCCGTGATCACCGGCAACGGCCTCAAAGACATCAAATCGGCCACCAGCGCCGTCTCCGGCCCGTTTGAAGTTTCTCCGGAGCTCGGCCCGCTTGCCGATTTGCTGGCTGAGCGCGGCTTGGTTCCGCAAACATCGGTTTCTTGA
- a CDS encoding 8-oxoguanine deaminase, protein MRSRKFTSLLIKDIHTLVTMDPRDTVIRGGFLYAEDGEIRQIGGRPARPPWRVRASPDRIGASRTLSARHLLAVPGLINTHHHLCQTLTRAVPAAANAELFDWLKTLYPIWARLDEEAMYLAAMVGMAELMLSGCTTSSDHHYLFPRGQAYLMDAEIEAARKIGMRFHPCRGSMSVSQKDGGLPPDSVVQDEPAILADSERVISKYHDPRPGAMLRIGLAPCSPFSVSKHLMRETAELARRHRVRLHTHLAETKSEEAHCRERFGQRPLEFLEEAGWMADTTWLAHGIHFNDGEVERLGRARVGIAHCPTSNMRLGSGIAPVKALRRCGCPVGLGVDGSASNDSSEMLAEVRQALLLARVAGGATALTVKEALRLATVEGAACLGREDLGSLEVGKRADVALFDLSELGYSGAGDPLLALLLCAPARVHTLVVEGRVVVEGRELRTIDVAPYLRRHRRAAAKLLGGPPLL, encoded by the coding sequence ATGAGATCTCGAAAATTCACTTCCCTTCTGATCAAAGACATTCACACCCTGGTGACGATGGATCCTCGGGATACCGTCATCCGCGGAGGGTTCCTGTACGCTGAGGACGGGGAAATCCGGCAAATCGGCGGGCGACCGGCGCGCCCGCCCTGGCGGGTTCGCGCGAGCCCCGATCGAATCGGGGCGAGCAGAACCCTCTCCGCTCGCCACTTGCTGGCTGTTCCGGGACTCATCAACACCCACCACCATCTCTGCCAGACGTTGACGCGCGCTGTTCCAGCCGCCGCTAACGCTGAACTTTTCGATTGGCTGAAAACCCTCTATCCCATCTGGGCCCGCCTGGACGAAGAGGCGATGTATCTCGCCGCCATGGTGGGCATGGCGGAGCTGATGCTCTCCGGTTGCACGACCTCTTCCGACCATCACTATCTTTTCCCCCGCGGCCAGGCCTATCTCATGGACGCGGAGATCGAAGCCGCCCGAAAGATTGGCATGCGATTTCATCCCTGCCGCGGCAGCATGAGCGTAAGCCAAAAGGACGGCGGTCTGCCGCCGGACTCGGTGGTGCAAGATGAGCCGGCCATTCTGGCCGATTCGGAACGAGTGATTTCGAAGTATCACGACCCGAGACCGGGCGCGATGCTGCGCATCGGCCTGGCCCCCTGTTCCCCCTTCTCGGTCAGCAAGCACCTCATGCGGGAAACGGCGGAGTTGGCCAGGCGGCACCGGGTTCGATTGCACACACATCTTGCCGAGACGAAGAGTGAAGAAGCGCATTGCCGGGAGAGATTTGGCCAGCGACCGCTCGAGTTTCTTGAGGAAGCCGGCTGGATGGCAGACACCACCTGGTTGGCCCATGGCATTCACTTCAACGATGGGGAGGTGGAGCGGCTGGGTCGCGCGCGGGTCGGCATCGCCCACTGTCCCACTTCCAACATGCGCCTTGGGTCAGGCATTGCCCCGGTGAAGGCTCTCCGCCGCTGCGGCTGTCCCGTGGGATTGGGTGTGGACGGCAGTGCGTCGAATGACAGCTCCGAGATGCTGGCCGAGGTGAGGCAAGCGCTCTTGCTCGCTCGAGTGGCAGGGGGAGCGACGGCCTTGACGGTCAAAGAAGCTTTGCGCCTGGCGACGGTGGAAGGCGCCGCCTGCCTGGGGCGCGAAGACCTCGGCAGCTTGGAGGTCGGCAAACGGGCTGACGTCGCTCTATTCGACTTGAGTGAGCTGGGCTATAGCGGCGCCGGTGACCCTCTGCTGGCGTTGTTGTTGTGCGCGCCGGCCCGGGTGCACACCCTGGTTGTAGAAGGACGGGTGGTCGTGGAGGGAAGGGAACTGCGAACGATTGACGTGGCGCCCTATCTCCGCCGGCATCGGCGCGCCGCTGCCAAACTCCTTGGAGGGCCTCCGCTGCTCTGA
- a CDS encoding xanthine dehydrogenase family protein subunit M has protein sequence MANRIEAFYRPTTIAEALRFMRPPRRGKGRFVAGGTDLIVQADRSVRFVVDIGRLGLSYIQARDGGYAIGATTSMWDIEHSPALKKFGSGILAQAAASSGSIQLRNMATIGGNLANASPAADLAPPLLALDADVVMAGPAAAGRRNVPLSEFFLGVRKTVLKGSLLVEILIPEPPRGRAAWSFQKLGRTLSDISVVNVAAGIQLDRQGRCAWARIALGAVSPTPLRARQAEEMLTGNTLDRALLERVCRKVSEEVRPVTDIRSTAEYRREMSAVLVRHALEECAGRIGYELKRA, from the coding sequence ATGGCGAACCGCATCGAGGCTTTCTACCGTCCCACCACCATTGCTGAAGCTTTGCGATTCATGCGCCCGCCGCGGCGGGGCAAGGGGCGTTTTGTAGCCGGCGGAACCGACTTGATCGTCCAAGCAGATCGCTCGGTCCGGTTTGTGGTGGACATCGGCCGGCTCGGACTGAGTTACATCCAGGCGCGGGACGGCGGTTACGCCATCGGCGCCACCACCTCGATGTGGGACATTGAACATTCCCCGGCCCTCAAGAAGTTCGGCAGCGGCATCCTGGCGCAGGCGGCAGCTTCGTCCGGTTCGATCCAGCTTCGCAATATGGCGACCATCGGCGGCAATCTGGCGAATGCTTCTCCGGCTGCCGACCTCGCACCCCCGTTGCTCGCTCTCGATGCCGACGTCGTCATGGCTGGCCCCGCCGCGGCGGGCCGCCGCAACGTCCCCCTGAGCGAGTTTTTTCTCGGCGTGCGCAAAACCGTTCTCAAGGGCTCGCTCCTTGTTGAGATCTTGATTCCGGAGCCGCCGCGTGGTCGGGCGGCTTGGTCCTTTCAAAAGCTGGGGCGCACGCTGAGTGATATTTCCGTGGTGAATGTGGCCGCTGGTATTCAATTGGATCGCCAGGGCCGATGCGCGTGGGCTCGGATTGCCCTCGGCGCCGTTTCGCCAACGCCCCTCCGCGCCCGCCAAGCCGAGGAAATGCTGACCGGAAATACTTTGGACCGGGCATTGCTCGAGCGCGTTTGCCGAAAAGTCTCCGAAGAGGTTCGGCCCGTGACGGACATCCGTTCGACGGCTGAATACCGCCGGGAGATGAGCGCTGTCCTGGTGCGACATGCGCTCGAGGAGTGCGCCGGGCGGATCGGATACGAGCTCAAGAGAGCATGA
- a CDS encoding (2Fe-2S)-binding protein — MRIALTINGEAKEWTIGPGDLLLDVLRREGYFGVKRGCETGECGACAVLVDGKPVNSCLMFAAQADEREILTIEGVAKDGRLDPIQEAFLDHGAVQCGFCTPAMILCAKALLAQYPDPTEEQVRDMLAGTFCRCTGYAKPVEAILAAARVYRERAKVPKRRKERVYV, encoded by the coding sequence ATGAGGATCGCTTTAACCATCAACGGCGAGGCGAAAGAGTGGACGATTGGCCCAGGCGATCTGTTGCTCGACGTCCTCCGCCGGGAAGGCTACTTCGGCGTCAAGCGCGGCTGCGAGACCGGAGAATGCGGTGCCTGTGCCGTCCTGGTGGATGGCAAGCCGGTGAATTCCTGTCTGATGTTTGCCGCCCAAGCGGATGAACGCGAGATCCTGACCATTGAAGGCGTGGCGAAAGACGGCAGGCTCGATCCCATCCAGGAGGCATTTCTCGACCACGGGGCGGTGCAGTGCGGTTTTTGCACCCCGGCGATGATTCTGTGCGCGAAAGCCTTGCTTGCCCAATATCCCGATCCGACGGAAGAGCAGGTGCGCGACATGCTCGCCGGGACTTTCTGCCGCTGCACGGGTTACGCCAAGCCAGTGGAAGCGATTCTCGCCGCGGCGAGGGTTTATCGCGAACGCGCCAAAGTGCCAAAACGCAGGAAGGAACGCGTTTATGTCTGA